In Bacillus sp. KH172YL63, one genomic interval encodes:
- a CDS encoding type IV pilus twitching motility protein PilT, with translation MKEKVDYLLKSAYELGASDIHLTVGSPPIFRIHGDLKRFGKENLLPESTSSMARAIIAENMYEVFEEVGELDFSYGIPGVSRFRINAFKQRSCISLAIRVIPTSIPTMEELFLPHALKTIAEKPQGLFLVTGPTGSGKSTTLASIVDYMNRHMRKHIITLEDPIEYLHKHGASIIDQREVGFDTGSFSKGLRSALRQDPDIILVGEMRDLETIHTAITAAETGHLVLATLHTSSAPATIERIVDVFPPEQQSQIRVQLASVLVGILSQRLFATADKKGRRAATELLMNNAAIANLIRSEKVHQIQNVMQTSKSTGMHIMSDSVMNLYEGGLITKEMAYPYSREELPQ, from the coding sequence ATGAAAGAAAAAGTTGATTATCTCTTGAAGTCAGCCTATGAACTTGGGGCATCGGATATCCACCTGACCGTGGGGTCTCCGCCGATTTTTCGCATCCACGGGGACTTGAAGAGATTCGGTAAAGAAAATTTACTTCCGGAGAGCACCTCATCCATGGCGAGGGCCATCATCGCTGAAAATATGTATGAGGTGTTTGAGGAAGTAGGGGAGCTGGATTTCTCCTATGGAATCCCGGGGGTTTCAAGATTCAGGATCAATGCGTTCAAACAGCGATCCTGTATTTCACTTGCGATCCGTGTCATCCCAACGTCGATCCCGACGATGGAGGAGCTTTTCCTTCCTCATGCACTGAAGACGATCGCGGAGAAGCCGCAAGGGCTGTTTCTTGTGACCGGTCCGACTGGCAGCGGAAAGTCTACGACACTTGCATCGATCGTCGACTATATGAACCGCCACATGAGAAAGCATATCATCACCCTTGAGGATCCGATCGAATACTTGCATAAACACGGCGCATCGATCATCGATCAGCGGGAAGTGGGGTTTGATACAGGCTCCTTTTCCAAAGGGTTGAGAAGTGCCCTCAGGCAGGATCCGGATATCATCCTCGTCGGTGAGATGAGGGATCTTGAGACGATTCATACAGCGATCACCGCTGCAGAAACCGGTCATCTCGTCCTGGCGACGCTTCATACATCAAGCGCACCAGCCACCATCGAGCGGATCGTCGATGTATTCCCGCCTGAACAGCAGTCACAAATCCGAGTGCAGCTTGCGTCGGTGCTGGTCGGGATTCTTTCTCAGCGCCTGTTTGCCACCGCAGACAAAAAAGGGAGAAGGGCTGCGACTGAGCTGCTTATGAATAATGCAGCGATCGCCAACCTGATCCGTTCAGAGAAAGTGCATCAAATTCAAAATGTCATGCAGACATCGAAGTCAACCGGCATGCACATCATGAGCGACAGCGTGATGAATCTCTATGAGGGAGGCCTCATCACAAAAGAAATGGCCTATCCTTACAGCAGAGAGGAGCTTC
- a CDS encoding GspE/PulE family protein: MTTIKKRLGDLLVEAGIISESQLQDTLKDKAKGQKLGDALLQRGYITEQQLIEVLEFQLGIPHVSLYRYPFETNLFHLIPKESAKRNLMIPLKKEGDKLFVAMSDPLDFYAIEDLRLATGFQIETAIATKDDILKVINKFYDLEDGFEDLFQENRNQNQVEEETIVDSESPIVRLVNGILSNAVTQKASDIHIDPQETKVVIRYRVDGILRTERNLPKHMQSMLTARLKIMANLDITEFRVPQDGRIKVNIDFHPIDLRVSTLPTVYGEKIVLRILDLGSSLNDLGKLGFNKVNHQRFMKMIQQPTGIVLITGPTGSGKSSTLYAALNHLNSEEVNIITIEDPVEYQLEGINQIGVNQNVGLTFAKGLRAILRQDPNIIMVGEIRDKETVEVSIRASLTGHLVLSTIHTNDAISTVTRLLDMGVEPFLVASSLSGVVAQRLIRKVCRDCKQEMPATKREVEIFAKRGMKIETITRGRGCSSCNMTGYKGRIAIHEVLVMNDEMKKVILNNEPFSKLREHAVRNKTIFLIDDGLLKVKQGLTTTEEVLRVAISE; encoded by the coding sequence GTGACGACGATTAAAAAAAGACTTGGGGATTTGCTTGTTGAGGCGGGAATCATTTCAGAATCCCAATTACAGGACACGCTGAAAGACAAAGCCAAGGGCCAGAAGCTTGGGGACGCCCTTTTACAAAGGGGATACATAACGGAACAGCAGCTGATCGAAGTACTTGAATTCCAGCTTGGCATTCCACATGTCAGCTTATACAGATACCCCTTCGAAACGAACCTTTTTCATTTAATCCCGAAAGAATCGGCAAAGCGAAACCTGATGATCCCCCTGAAAAAAGAAGGGGACAAGCTATTTGTCGCCATGAGCGATCCACTTGATTTCTACGCAATCGAGGACCTTCGCCTGGCGACAGGTTTTCAGATTGAGACGGCGATTGCCACGAAGGATGACATCCTGAAAGTCATCAATAAATTCTATGATTTAGAAGATGGATTCGAAGACCTGTTTCAGGAAAACAGAAATCAAAACCAGGTCGAAGAAGAAACGATTGTTGATTCAGAATCCCCGATTGTGAGACTAGTGAACGGGATTCTGTCGAATGCCGTCACACAAAAAGCAAGTGATATCCATATTGATCCACAAGAAACAAAAGTCGTCATCCGATACAGGGTTGACGGGATCCTGAGAACGGAACGAAATCTTCCGAAGCATATGCAAAGCATGCTGACAGCCAGGCTGAAAATCATGGCCAATCTGGATATCACTGAATTCAGGGTGCCACAGGACGGGCGGATCAAGGTGAATATCGACTTCCATCCGATCGACCTCCGTGTGTCGACATTGCCGACCGTATACGGGGAGAAAATCGTGTTGCGGATACTTGATCTTGGATCGAGCCTGAATGACCTCGGGAAACTTGGTTTCAATAAGGTGAATCACCAAAGATTCATGAAGATGATCCAGCAGCCGACAGGGATTGTCCTGATTACAGGACCTACCGGTTCAGGTAAGTCCTCAACCCTCTATGCAGCACTGAATCACCTTAACAGTGAAGAAGTGAACATCATTACGATCGAGGATCCGGTTGAGTATCAGCTCGAGGGGATCAATCAGATCGGCGTGAATCAAAACGTAGGTTTGACTTTTGCGAAGGGACTCCGGGCCATCCTCCGTCAGGATCCGAACATCATCATGGTCGGGGAGATCCGGGATAAGGAAACGGTTGAAGTATCAATCAGAGCGTCACTGACCGGACATCTCGTGTTGAGCACGATCCATACAAATGATGCGATCAGTACGGTTACAAGACTGCTTGATATGGGCGTCGAGCCGTTTTTAGTGGCTTCCTCCCTGAGTGGGGTGGTGGCCCAGCGGTTGATTCGGAAAGTATGCCGTGACTGCAAACAGGAAATGCCCGCCACGAAAAGGGAAGTCGAGATCTTTGCCAAAAGGGGTATGAAGATCGAAACGATCACCCGTGGAAGAGGCTGTTCATCCTGCAATATGACAGGATATAAAGGACGGATCGCCATTCATGAGGTACTGGTCATGAATGACGAAATGAAAAAGGTCATCCTGAACAACGAGCCTTTCTCGAAACTACGTGAACACGCGGTCCGGAATAAAACGATCTTCCTGATCGATGATGGGCTGCTGAAGGTGAAGCAGGGCTTGACGACCACGGAAGAAGTGTTAAGAGTAGCGATTTCAGAGTAG
- a CDS encoding VanW family protein: MKQGLLIKLMTVLFLSTFFLYGFSHLGVYAYESFFVQSLKLSKNAAVASINLGGISREEAVKRLGEKVEEWKNSQNIILEYSGESVKLDPSIFTFHLEESIERLENNPNTSLIVSVDQPSFDAFLSGQLTDYHAEELNVVSLQEYLISLVGSLQVDEGVNISDYITSNESAQVIFEAVSNELEITPTVKNFIDNFPTIPIAPNSQFSFADFLESEGFVVESQADLSPVSSLLYQISLHSNFSIIERNISKQLPDYVSLGFEAKFNPMNNQDFVITNPNATGYELKLGIDGNRIKAQLHGVPFPNAYNVRLSDKETFAPRTIKQFSPFVDKGTVDTVQQGEDGVLIRVYKQKLSSSGEILSEELINEDFYAPLHKIAVYPLEEHEVNTTEGDFDNIQDQGEDESGDPAGEEDTNPTPPSEDSEGEPSQDQGDEASKQPSSKSSAKSKSEKKEYK; the protein is encoded by the coding sequence GTGAAACAAGGTCTGCTTATTAAACTTATGACCGTTTTATTCTTATCTACGTTTTTTCTATACGGGTTTTCTCATTTAGGCGTCTATGCTTATGAATCATTTTTTGTCCAGTCTCTTAAACTCTCAAAGAATGCTGCAGTTGCATCTATCAATTTAGGCGGAATTAGCAGGGAAGAGGCTGTGAAGAGACTTGGGGAAAAGGTTGAAGAATGGAAAAACAGCCAAAATATCATACTTGAATACAGTGGGGAAAGCGTGAAATTGGACCCGTCCATCTTCACGTTCCATTTGGAAGAGAGTATTGAAAGGCTGGAGAATAATCCAAATACCAGTTTAATAGTCAGTGTAGATCAACCTTCTTTTGACGCTTTCCTTTCTGGACAATTGACAGATTATCATGCCGAGGAACTCAACGTCGTTTCCTTACAGGAATACTTGATTTCCTTGGTTGGCAGTCTTCAGGTCGATGAAGGGGTCAATATTTCCGACTACATAACTAGTAATGAGTCTGCACAAGTCATTTTTGAGGCAGTGTCCAATGAATTAGAGATCACACCAACGGTCAAGAACTTCATAGACAATTTTCCCACCATACCCATTGCACCGAACTCCCAGTTTTCATTTGCTGACTTCTTAGAATCTGAAGGATTTGTAGTTGAATCACAAGCTGATCTAAGTCCGGTGTCATCATTGCTGTATCAAATCAGTCTGCACTCCAACTTTTCCATCATTGAACGGAATATCAGCAAGCAGCTTCCTGATTATGTGTCTCTTGGCTTTGAAGCAAAATTTAATCCGATGAATAATCAGGATTTTGTCATCACGAATCCGAACGCAACAGGGTACGAGCTGAAATTGGGCATCGACGGTAACAGAATCAAAGCGCAGTTGCATGGTGTTCCTTTCCCTAATGCTTATAACGTGCGCTTATCGGATAAAGAAACCTTTGCCCCGCGGACGATTAAACAGTTCAGTCCATTTGTCGACAAGGGGACTGTCGATACTGTACAGCAAGGGGAGGATGGCGTTCTCATCAGGGTATATAAGCAGAAATTGAGCTCGTCGGGAGAAATCCTTTCAGAAGAACTGATCAACGAAGATTTCTATGCCCCCCTTCATAAAATTGCTGTCTACCCTTTAGAAGAGCATGAAGTGAATACAACTGAAGGTGACTTTGACAATATCCAGGACCAGGGCGAAGACGAAAGCGGTGATCCTGCTGGTGAGGAGGACACCAATCCAACCCCTCCTTCCGAAGATAGCGAGGGAGAACCTTCCCAGGATCAGGGTGATGAAGCGTCAAAGCAGCCTTCTTCGAAGAGCTCCGCTAAATCAAAGTCAGAGAAAAAAGAATATAAATAA
- a CDS encoding PRC-barrel domain-containing protein → MKRSAEMKTLPIISISDGSEIGRVKSLVINPDKGSVDFLTIEHEDWQISVKAIPFKKVIGIGEYAVTVENENAVIDLNEIPIANQLVNKKIKINDTRVMTRKGQMIGSIQEFLVDEDTGSIVSLEMHAQDKTYFLGTEHVLTFGKDIIIVNEDAAENFKGSVDQVATPEPAIEEEQVVYEPVVQEQPQQGIETIKSKQTQLLAGKKVTEDIYNLEGHLLIAKGSSLTESDIKAAQEAGPSVFVDLTMNIK, encoded by the coding sequence ATGAAAAGAAGCGCAGAAATGAAGACATTACCGATAATCAGTATATCCGACGGAAGCGAAATTGGCAGGGTCAAATCCCTTGTGATCAATCCGGACAAAGGATCTGTGGATTTCCTTACAATCGAACATGAAGACTGGCAGATCAGCGTGAAGGCAATTCCATTCAAAAAGGTGATCGGGATCGGGGAATACGCCGTGACAGTCGAAAATGAGAATGCCGTGATCGACTTGAATGAAATTCCGATCGCGAATCAGCTTGTGAATAAAAAAATCAAAATCAATGATACCCGCGTCATGACCCGTAAAGGTCAAATGATCGGAAGCATACAGGAATTCCTTGTGGATGAAGATACAGGTTCGATTGTTTCCTTGGAAATGCATGCACAGGACAAAACGTACTTCCTTGGAACCGAGCATGTGTTAACGTTCGGGAAAGACATCATCATTGTAAATGAAGATGCTGCTGAGAATTTCAAAGGATCTGTCGACCAAGTTGCCACTCCGGAACCGGCGATTGAGGAAGAACAAGTGGTATACGAGCCAGTAGTCCAGGAGCAGCCGCAGCAGGGTATTGAAACGATCAAGTCCAAGCAGACACAATTATTGGCTGGGAAAAAAGTGACGGAAGATATTTATAACCTTGAGGGGCATTTACTGATCGCAAAAGGTTCATCTTTGACGGAATCCGATATTAAAGCAGCGCAAGAAGCGGGCCCATCTGTGTTTGTAGATCTAACGATGAATATCAAGTAA
- a CDS encoding type II secretion system protein, whose translation MKHIKILKNNRGFTLIELLVSITILGIVLLSFMKFFLQSSTYTNYNQKKTVGVNVARNVLMFMEKQNFPETRDYFHGVNTGTTEPDDAFLNVFICDDKYRTFSNSTPEADSCPNKQNIMINGLEYETSVYSEPVSNSDEMDYYIPITIQVRWEINDREYHTSVDGKVKSEDIR comes from the coding sequence GTGAAACATATAAAAATATTAAAAAATAATAGAGGGTTCACCCTGATCGAACTTTTGGTTTCCATTACCATCCTCGGGATCGTCCTCCTCAGCTTTATGAAATTCTTTCTGCAATCCAGTACATATACGAACTACAACCAGAAGAAAACGGTGGGGGTGAATGTCGCCCGGAATGTCCTGATGTTCATGGAAAAGCAAAACTTCCCCGAAACGAGGGATTATTTTCATGGCGTCAACACAGGAACCACTGAACCCGATGATGCATTCTTGAATGTATTCATCTGCGATGACAAGTACCGCACTTTCTCCAACTCTACTCCAGAAGCAGATTCATGCCCAAACAAACAAAATATTATGATCAACGGATTGGAATACGAAACGAGTGTGTATTCCGAGCCTGTCAGCAACAGCGATGAAATGGATTATTATATTCCAATTACAATTCAAGTGAGGTGGGAAATCAATGACCGGGAATACCATACATCGGTTGATGGAAAGGTTAAAAGCGAAGACATCCGATAA
- a CDS encoding PilW family protein, whose product MTGNTIHRLMERLKAKTSDNRGITLIELLVTLTISSILLPVTYGAIITGYKVYEKVSIDTQLREDADYVSAMVMKNLYSYPFDSVEGCAPDSTSCITFVNNTEKKVTPYSGKSFYEVEDGAIQQDAQTLQLVQVGDKHQWSFNGVILETPSDFTGSTVSTSCTASPCKDAMITLHFDVSHPHFDKTLQLESNFGF is encoded by the coding sequence ATGACCGGGAATACCATACATCGGTTGATGGAAAGGTTAAAAGCGAAGACATCCGATAACAGGGGAATCACCTTGATTGAGCTATTGGTCACATTGACGATCTCCTCCATCCTTTTACCCGTCACGTACGGGGCGATCATTACCGGATACAAAGTCTATGAAAAGGTATCAATCGATACACAGTTAAGGGAAGATGCAGATTATGTATCGGCGATGGTCATGAAGAATCTGTATTCCTATCCTTTTGACAGCGTAGAAGGGTGTGCGCCCGACAGCACCTCCTGCATCACATTCGTGAATAATACCGAAAAAAAGGTTACGCCGTACTCCGGTAAATCTTTCTATGAAGTGGAAGATGGCGCGATCCAGCAGGATGCCCAAACACTCCAACTCGTGCAAGTGGGTGACAAACATCAATGGAGCTTTAACGGGGTCATCCTCGAGACACCTTCAGATTTCACCGGTTCCACCGTATCCACCAGCTGCACGGCAAGTCCATGTAAGGATGCCATGATCACATTGCATTTCGACGTGAGCCATCCTCATTTCGATAAGACACTTCAATTAGAAAGTAACTTTGGATTCTAG
- a CDS encoding vWA domain-containing protein codes for MRIQPKIPLLMLFLALLFHSTTTYAAGNADLSVNFNVTPSQEVIVKPVDGNAKASLDFNIVPSGEVKETNRPPIDVVFVFDKSGSMNNTKDKMQNAKNGLTNAVQFFEKNKQRNDRFSLITFSSEVETILPLSNDLTAIKTSMLYTTAGGGTNYTDPLRAAKDMLRNSPNEKYIVFLTDGQPMIASSIDKVKKEICIKPVWIFCGETGVVESDQQVIYDYQYKYNYNKWQHKIYSPDNSKLKSLYVKTFSMDGTSFNAGWYNPADVETNSQQMQALIKQKGLEVSKEIYNDRITMHTLGYGEGDLDDRYLEMLAGQTSGSFIKASEGSVSDAFEKLANKLNSVKLDGEVVVPLPENVSVDRNQYKVVNHTVYIPFSSVYEVGQGAPTPITISLPVEFSTKGSYLFKDMKIQFKTAEETAWRNTAKKSVTIEVKDDAPASVTGMLELSKINQELFNLIIEQGKETNKFSGVYQLNFGGLVNPKAKGEISEITIHQPLPDGVEMNEGTGITIENINGQRTAVIKLSQRMTFDNGRFSQATLNIPVSLKAVWAVNNVKMPQAKVYYVDSRYGQKVSSNLNPNQSEISAKVRTRQFHNLIEYAYDGYANGTIKKVRVQLLSENVTAVLEPGVNNTFPNTAVKALTSSSTQLAITYKDGTGAVLSFIPELTLKDGVTKNVLADRSTISNEALFILSRGVPGAGVTYEYRILNEDELLSGWAGISLGEEKLLDKIGKNEVQVRANGGFAVEGAVVSKTVSIEGENLISVPSLIELYVGETKSFDIDIFPFGRPNENYAVNVLPGRDKFINAAYSKDVSSKENRLTGLSPGEDTVEVSILNGRYKKLIRVIVKSRFVELNSMDFDKSKYTLLLEGDEMDVYSNLLFNPTNATNKAIKSVTDTGNGVVKIIKENGEWKVVPENVGVTTITVTSDANPDIKATAIFEVVSDEGENPGNGDGSIDGRW; via the coding sequence ATGAGAATTCAGCCAAAAATTCCGTTGTTAATGTTGTTTCTTGCACTATTATTTCATTCAACCACTACATATGCCGCCGGGAATGCAGATTTGAGTGTGAACTTCAATGTGACTCCATCCCAGGAAGTGATCGTCAAGCCGGTTGACGGAAATGCAAAGGCATCTTTGGATTTCAATATCGTGCCTTCCGGGGAAGTGAAAGAAACAAACCGCCCGCCAATCGATGTTGTTTTCGTATTTGATAAATCGGGTTCCATGAACAATACAAAAGATAAAATGCAAAATGCAAAGAACGGCCTTACCAATGCTGTTCAATTCTTCGAGAAAAACAAACAAAGAAACGACCGCTTTTCACTCATCACATTTTCTTCAGAAGTTGAAACGATACTTCCGCTAAGCAATGACCTCACAGCGATTAAAACTTCCATGTTATACACGACTGCCGGTGGCGGAACCAACTATACTGACCCTTTAAGGGCAGCAAAGGATATGCTGAGAAATTCACCTAATGAAAAGTATATCGTGTTCTTAACCGACGGACAGCCGATGATTGCTTCTTCGATAGACAAGGTAAAGAAAGAGATATGTATCAAACCGGTTTGGATTTTCTGCGGTGAAACCGGTGTCGTCGAAAGCGATCAGCAGGTCATCTATGATTATCAATACAAATATAACTATAATAAATGGCAACACAAAATATATTCGCCTGATAACAGCAAGCTGAAATCTTTATATGTCAAAACATTCTCGATGGACGGCACGTCGTTCAATGCCGGCTGGTACAACCCGGCAGATGTGGAGACCAACAGCCAGCAGATGCAGGCGCTGATCAAACAAAAAGGGCTAGAGGTGTCGAAGGAAATCTATAATGACAGAATCACCATGCACACCCTTGGCTACGGGGAAGGTGACCTCGACGACAGATACCTCGAAATGCTTGCAGGCCAGACGTCGGGAAGCTTCATCAAGGCAAGTGAAGGAAGCGTATCCGATGCATTTGAAAAGCTAGCCAATAAGTTGAACTCGGTTAAATTGGACGGGGAAGTAGTCGTCCCTTTACCTGAAAATGTATCTGTTGACCGCAATCAATATAAAGTTGTCAATCATACGGTATACATTCCGTTTTCAAGTGTGTATGAAGTAGGACAGGGAGCACCGACGCCGATCACGATTTCCCTTCCAGTTGAATTTTCGACAAAGGGATCATATCTTTTCAAAGATATGAAAATCCAATTTAAGACGGCAGAAGAAACGGCATGGAGAAATACGGCCAAAAAATCCGTTACGATCGAAGTGAAGGATGATGCACCTGCTTCTGTCACCGGTATGCTCGAACTCAGTAAAATCAATCAGGAACTGTTTAACTTAATCATTGAACAGGGGAAAGAGACGAATAAGTTTTCAGGTGTCTATCAGCTGAACTTTGGTGGACTCGTAAACCCTAAAGCCAAAGGGGAGATTAGTGAGATCACGATTCATCAACCATTGCCAGACGGAGTGGAGATGAATGAGGGAACCGGGATCACGATCGAGAATATCAACGGACAACGAACGGCTGTCATCAAGTTATCGCAAAGAATGACGTTTGATAACGGCAGGTTCTCCCAAGCCACCCTGAACATCCCTGTCAGCTTAAAGGCTGTCTGGGCTGTCAATAATGTGAAGATGCCTCAGGCGAAAGTGTATTATGTAGATTCAAGATACGGACAAAAAGTAAGCAGTAACTTAAATCCCAATCAAAGTGAAATCAGTGCGAAAGTAAGGACGCGACAGTTCCATAACCTGATTGAATATGCCTACGACGGTTATGCGAACGGAACGATCAAGAAGGTAAGGGTCCAGCTCCTTTCAGAGAATGTGACAGCCGTTCTTGAACCGGGTGTGAACAATACATTCCCGAATACTGCTGTAAAGGCGCTAACAAGCTCTTCCACACAACTTGCTATTACGTATAAGGATGGAACGGGGGCTGTGTTGTCATTCATCCCTGAACTGACGCTGAAGGATGGCGTTACTAAAAATGTATTGGCAGACCGTTCAACGATTTCAAACGAAGCACTGTTCATTCTTTCAAGAGGCGTGCCGGGTGCCGGTGTAACGTATGAATATCGCATCCTAAATGAGGATGAACTCTTAAGCGGATGGGCCGGCATCAGTCTCGGGGAAGAAAAGCTCCTTGATAAGATCGGAAAGAATGAAGTGCAGGTGAGGGCGAATGGAGGATTCGCAGTCGAAGGTGCGGTCGTCTCCAAAACGGTCTCGATTGAAGGCGAGAATTTAATCTCTGTGCCTTCCCTTATCGAACTATACGTAGGAGAAACGAAGTCATTCGACATCGATATCTTCCCGTTTGGAAGGCCGAATGAGAATTATGCTGTAAATGTCCTTCCTGGACGCGACAAGTTCATCAATGCTGCATACAGCAAAGATGTGAGTAGCAAGGAAAACAGACTGACCGGATTATCCCCTGGTGAGGACACGGTTGAAGTGTCGATCTTGAATGGGCGATACAAAAAATTGATCCGTGTCATTGTGAAATCCAGATTCGTCGAGCTCAATAGCATGGATTTTGATAAGTCGAAATACACGCTGCTGCTCGAAGGTGATGAGATGGACGTGTATTCGAATCTCTTGTTTAACCCAACGAATGCTACCAATAAAGCGATTAAAAGCGTCACGGATACAGGAAATGGCGTAGTGAAGATCATCAAAGAAAATGGGGAATGGAAAGTGGTTCCCGAAAATGTAGGCGTCACGACCATCACGGTGACGTCCGATGCGAACCCAGACATTAAAGCCACTGCAATATTCGAAGTGGTATCTGATGAAGGTGAGAATCCTGGTAACGGAGATGGAAGCATCGATGGAAGGTGGTAG
- a CDS encoding sensor domain-containing diguanylate cyclase: MTLSKKKQLYILLAWLVVVPAGLFITYHYCPPENIAGNKLELISLLAFAAVIPLMPIVINGSTIFFIQWVTLVGFIKYGLFVEIILMQFSIIPLLIKLKVSKIDWHRVPLNSLMFFIVSCVSGVLYFILGGDVGMRDIGDLILPILGYQVASIMVNQVLLLLYHHYVANHDVRFYTKDFAWDFMANMIMFPLSLSLYYLTFQLGAFASLLIGIPFISLSITLKLYNSSEKINEYLQKAGEIGHQLTESLKVKEVLDIFIEKIIETLPVEYAYILDCHEEELVLLRRVENGEMKSNNLLPLRKNQGISGAVWESGKSVMYTCRAEWSDIVEGYMPDGVESVLCVPIVRSQKVRGILLLASSKKKAYEKYQLMIVDILCSYFGIAIANARHHERTKRNSERCALTGLYNYRYFEDLLSMEFNNLEAGKRKSLSLIMLDLDHFKVINDNYGHQSGNEILIELANRLLALIDKKGTVARYGGEEFIILLPDVERQEALCIAELVRSKIANQPFTLHDSLDESNRKMMVRITASIGVASAPEDADDTMALIRHADRALYTGAKQAGRNRVAQYAK; encoded by the coding sequence ATGACCTTATCCAAAAAGAAACAGCTGTATATCTTGCTGGCGTGGCTTGTGGTTGTACCTGCAGGATTATTTATCACTTATCACTATTGTCCGCCTGAAAATATTGCAGGAAATAAGCTGGAGCTCATCAGCCTCCTTGCTTTTGCTGCTGTGATCCCGCTCATGCCCATTGTGATCAACGGGTCTACCATCTTCTTCATTCAATGGGTGACACTTGTCGGTTTTATCAAATATGGACTATTTGTTGAGATCATCCTCATGCAATTTTCGATTATCCCTTTGCTCATCAAGCTGAAAGTATCAAAGATTGATTGGCACAGGGTTCCGCTTAATTCCCTGATGTTTTTCATCGTATCATGCGTGAGCGGGGTTCTTTATTTCATCCTCGGCGGAGACGTCGGAATGAGGGATATCGGTGATTTGATCCTTCCGATACTCGGCTATCAGGTCGCATCGATCATGGTCAATCAAGTTCTGCTGCTTTTGTATCACCATTACGTGGCAAACCATGATGTCCGCTTTTACACAAAGGACTTTGCGTGGGATTTCATGGCCAATATGATCATGTTCCCGCTATCCCTGTCACTCTATTATTTAACCTTTCAACTTGGCGCCTTCGCATCCCTGCTGATCGGTATCCCGTTCATCAGCCTTTCGATCACTTTGAAGCTTTATAATTCATCTGAAAAGATCAATGAGTATCTTCAGAAGGCGGGAGAAATCGGGCATCAGCTGACAGAGAGCCTGAAGGTGAAGGAAGTGCTTGATATTTTCATAGAGAAAATCATCGAAACCCTTCCGGTGGAATATGCGTACATACTTGATTGCCATGAAGAGGAACTGGTGCTTCTGCGCAGGGTCGAAAACGGAGAGATGAAATCGAACAACCTACTCCCCCTCAGGAAAAATCAAGGAATCAGTGGTGCCGTCTGGGAATCAGGGAAGTCCGTCATGTACACATGCCGTGCTGAATGGTCTGATATCGTGGAAGGGTACATGCCGGATGGAGTGGAAAGCGTACTATGTGTACCGATCGTCAGAAGCCAGAAGGTGAGGGGGATCCTCCTCCTTGCTTCATCGAAAAAGAAAGCATACGAAAAGTATCAGCTAATGATTGTCGATATCCTCTGTTCCTATTTCGGGATCGCGATCGCCAATGCAAGGCATCATGAGAGGACGAAGCGGAACAGTGAACGCTGTGCCCTCACCGGACTCTACAACTACCGCTATTTCGAAGATCTTCTTTCCATGGAGTTCAACAACCTCGAAGCGGGAAAACGGAAAAGCCTGTCACTCATCATGCTTGACCTGGACCATTTTAAAGTCATTAATGATAACTATGGTCATCAGAGTGGGAATGAAATCCTGATCGAGCTCGCCAACCGCCTGCTGGCATTGATTGATAAAAAGGGGACGGTAGCAAGATACGGAGGGGAAGAATTCATCATCCTCCTTCCTGATGTCGAACGGCAGGAAGCACTGTGCATCGCCGAGCTTGTCAGAAGCAAGATTGCGAACCAGCCGTTCACCCTTCATGACAGCCTGGATGAATCGAACAGGAAGATGATGGTGCGCATCACCGCAAGCATCGGGGTGGCGTCCGCGCCTGAAGACGCAGACGATACGATGGCACTCATCCGCCACGCCGACCGGGCCCTCTACACCGGTGCCAAACAGGCCGGACGGAACCGGGTGGCACAATACGCAAAATAA